A window from Micromonospora profundi encodes these proteins:
- a CDS encoding PadR family transcriptional regulator has protein sequence MVSEDVLRTHLQELRRGTVVVASLVALRQPDYGYALLQRLTDHGFPVDANTLYPLLRRLEDQGLLTSEWNTEESRPRKFYRTSDEGESMLNRLLDDLAAVQTSITGLIQGVDR, from the coding sequence ATGGTTAGCGAGGACGTTCTACGGACGCACCTACAGGAGTTGCGTCGAGGCACCGTCGTGGTGGCCAGCCTGGTGGCGTTGCGCCAGCCGGACTACGGCTACGCACTGCTGCAACGGCTCACCGACCACGGCTTCCCGGTGGACGCCAACACGCTCTACCCGCTGCTGCGCCGCCTGGAGGACCAAGGGCTGCTGACCAGCGAGTGGAACACCGAGGAGAGCCGACCGCGCAAGTTCTACCGGACCAGCGACGAGGGCGAGTCGATGCTGAACCGACTCCTGGACGACCTCGCCGCCGTACAGACCTCCATCACCGGGCTGATCCAAGGAGTCGACCGATGA
- a CDS encoding response regulator, producing MSTAPVGDTNPRAEERIRVLLADDQHLVRTGFRVILEVEDDIEVVGEAADGSRAVTMARATRPDVVLMDVEMPVMDGLEATRQITGAGPGAPAVLILTTFDRDDYLFAALRAGASGFLLKNGTPEELVDAIRVLARGDALLAPEITRRVISTFARPGDPAGTAHLGPHAEAALGELTPREREVLVLLAAGSSNAEIAASMQLGEATVKTHVSRVLAKLGLRDRVQAVVFAYESGVVRPGG from the coding sequence GTGAGCACGGCACCCGTCGGCGACACCAATCCGCGCGCCGAGGAGCGAATCCGGGTGCTGCTCGCCGACGACCAGCACCTCGTCCGCACCGGCTTCCGGGTCATCCTCGAGGTGGAGGACGACATCGAGGTCGTCGGCGAGGCGGCCGACGGCAGCCGAGCCGTCACCATGGCTCGCGCCACCCGCCCCGACGTGGTGCTCATGGACGTGGAAATGCCAGTGATGGACGGGCTGGAGGCCACCCGACAGATCACCGGCGCCGGTCCGGGCGCGCCTGCGGTGCTGATCCTCACCACGTTCGACCGCGACGACTACCTCTTCGCGGCGCTGCGCGCCGGTGCCAGCGGCTTCCTGCTCAAGAACGGCACACCGGAGGAGTTGGTCGACGCGATCAGGGTGCTCGCCCGGGGCGACGCCCTGCTCGCCCCCGAGATCACCCGGCGGGTGATCTCGACGTTCGCCCGTCCCGGCGATCCGGCGGGCACCGCCCACCTCGGTCCGCACGCCGAGGCCGCGCTGGGCGAGCTCACGCCGCGCGAACGGGAGGTGCTGGTGCTGCTCGCCGCCGGATCGAGCAACGCGGAGATCGCCGCGAGCATGCAACTGGGCGAGGCGACGGTGAAGACGCACGTCAGCCGGGTACTTGCCAAACTCGGCCTGCGCGACCGGGTGCAGGCGGTCGTGTTCGCGTACGAGAGCGGGGTGGTCCGGCCCGGCGGGTGA
- a CDS encoding ABC transporter ATP-binding protein, whose protein sequence is MTKTLRLDGVDRSFGDRQVLRNVSFEVTAGRMTGFVGANGAGKTTTMRIILGVLAPDAGEVSWGGTQLTRQDRARFGYMPEERGLYPKMTTREQVTYLGRLHGLDAPAARRATDTLLERVGLGARGDDLLETLSLGNQQRAQIAAALVHDPEVLVLDEPFSGLDPLAVETVVGVLRERAAAGVPVLFSSHQLDVVERLCDNLVIIGDGMIRAAGSREQLRESYTSPRFELVVETDAGWVRDQPGVTLVELDGARAVFDLPAGADEQPVLRAALARGPVRVFRPVSPSLTEIFREVTQ, encoded by the coding sequence GTGACCAAAACGCTCCGCCTGGACGGCGTCGACCGCAGCTTCGGCGACCGGCAGGTACTGAGAAACGTGTCCTTCGAGGTGACCGCCGGCCGGATGACCGGTTTCGTCGGCGCCAACGGCGCCGGCAAGACCACCACCATGCGGATCATCCTGGGTGTGCTCGCGCCGGACGCCGGTGAGGTGAGCTGGGGCGGCACACAGCTCACCCGGCAGGACCGCGCGCGCTTCGGTTACATGCCTGAGGAGCGTGGCCTCTATCCCAAGATGACCACGCGGGAGCAGGTGACGTACCTGGGACGGTTGCACGGTCTGGACGCCCCCGCCGCCCGACGTGCCACCGACACGCTGCTGGAGCGGGTCGGGCTCGGCGCGCGGGGCGACGACCTGCTGGAGACGCTGTCGCTCGGCAACCAGCAGCGGGCCCAGATCGCCGCCGCGCTGGTGCACGACCCAGAGGTGCTGGTGCTCGACGAGCCGTTCTCCGGCCTCGACCCGCTTGCCGTCGAAACGGTCGTGGGGGTGCTGCGCGAGCGCGCCGCCGCCGGAGTGCCAGTGCTCTTCTCCAGCCACCAACTTGACGTGGTGGAGCGGCTCTGCGACAACCTGGTGATCATCGGGGACGGGATGATCCGCGCCGCCGGCAGCCGCGAGCAGCTGCGCGAGTCGTACACCTCGCCCCGTTTTGAACTGGTGGTGGAGACGGACGCCGGCTGGGTCCGCGACCAGCCCGGCGTCACGCTTGTCGAGTTGGACGGCGCGCGGGCGGTCTTCGACCTGCCGGCCGGCGCCGACGAGCAGCCGGTGCTGCGCGCGGCCCTGGCCCGCGGTCCGGTCCGCGTCTTCCGCCCGGTCAGCCCTTCGCTCACCGAGATCTTCCGAGAGGTCACCCAGTGA
- a CDS encoding permease prefix domain 1-containing protein yields MNTLTERYLAATLRSVPLQRRDEIATELRASIRDMIEDRACGGQDATAAERAVLTELGNPDLLAARYADRRLQLIGPTYYLVWLRLLKLLLSFIPAIVGTIVAIVDVADGKGFGAIGTGIVTAMQVAVQIAFWLTLTFAILERAQPATSLPDWTVDQLPDVPAHRDISLADTIASVAMAALTIGYLPFQHYRSWVNGTDGENIPILDPALWSFWLPALIAVLVAGMVFEIVKYRIGRWSWTLFGVKAVLDLAFTVPLIWLVLTDRLLNPALTDRLSWLAEPENRNTLGAVIAIGAAVVLVWDLIDTGLKTRRQTT; encoded by the coding sequence ATGAACACCCTGACCGAGCGCTACCTCGCCGCGACCCTGCGATCGGTGCCACTACAGCGCCGCGACGAGATCGCCACCGAACTGCGCGCCTCGATCCGGGACATGATCGAGGACCGGGCCTGCGGCGGCCAGGACGCCACCGCCGCCGAGCGGGCGGTGCTCACCGAGCTGGGCAACCCCGACCTGCTCGCCGCCCGGTACGCCGACCGGCGGCTGCAACTCATCGGCCCGACCTACTACCTCGTCTGGCTGCGGCTGCTCAAGCTCCTGCTCAGCTTCATCCCGGCGATCGTCGGCACCATCGTCGCCATCGTCGACGTGGCGGACGGCAAGGGCTTCGGGGCCATCGGCACCGGCATCGTCACCGCCATGCAGGTGGCCGTGCAGATCGCCTTCTGGCTCACCCTGACCTTCGCCATCCTCGAACGCGCCCAGCCCGCCACCAGCCTGCCCGACTGGACCGTCGACCAACTGCCCGACGTCCCCGCGCACAGGGACATCTCCCTCGCCGACACCATCGCGTCGGTGGCCATGGCCGCGCTGACCATCGGCTACCTGCCCTTCCAGCACTACCGGTCCTGGGTTAACGGCACCGACGGCGAGAACATCCCGATCCTCGACCCGGCTCTGTGGTCGTTCTGGCTGCCGGCGCTGATCGCGGTGCTCGTCGCGGGCATGGTGTTCGAGATCGTCAAGTACCGGATCGGCCGCTGGAGCTGGACCCTGTTCGGAGTGAAGGCCGTGCTCGATCTCGCGTTCACGGTGCCGCTGATCTGGTTGGTACTCACCGACCGGCTGCTCAACCCAGCCCTGACCGACCGCCTGAGCTGGCTGGCCGAGCCGGAGAACAGGAACACCCTCGGAGCTGTCATCGCGATAGGCGCGGCGGTGGTGCTGGTCTGGGACCTGATCGACACCGGCCTCAAGACCCGCCGCCAGACGACCTGA